DNA from Gouania willdenowi chromosome 15, fGouWil2.1, whole genome shotgun sequence:
TGCCGAATTATTGGCACACACCAATCTATAAATGGGGACAATTACCCCGTATGTGTCACGGTTTGCCAGGGGCCCCCGGGTGCcccattatttttaaatgactactcctccgttagtactccttagattggaatgcagtttggtatgaatactctatgaatgaatatgatgagacgctctgagcccttttttgaAAAGAATTTCCGGTAATTTTCAAATTTacgggaacatagtcatgtgattcaacgtagattatgattatgccttgcacaatttgatttcGGGGcctttttttggtaatttccattaaagctgttttctcatttatttatgagtcaaatattgcgacagttgttggtaccaaatcattgacacataccaataaatGAATGGGGCACATTACTCCATatgtttttcaaatgactacccCACCattaatgctcattgaatcgggctgtaatttcacATGGATACctccttttccggtaatttctaaatttatcagaACATAGTCATGatatatatcatttcaaagccaattcaacgtagattacaattttactcgcacaatttcatttgttttacacaGAGGAACTGAGTcgtttcactgaattctcaggaacgtggtacgtaCTATTCGGCGCAGGCCCGGAAGTAGTTCAGCAGAACTTGTTTCttaagaattttttattttgataagcgctacaaaatgactattgtaatttgcactatataaataaagttgaattgaattgaattgaatcaaaaggattttaattgaattaaaatatcaacaaaagaCATTTCTTGTATGTTCAGGGTCTTAGGTGTTAGCTGTAAACATTGTACTTACCCATGACCAAAATAGTACATGGAGGCTCTTCTACCTGCAGTTagttaatttcaataataaaTCCAATTCAATTCcatccaactttatttatatagcgctaattacaacaaaagtcatctcaaagtgctaaaTGAATGCATCAGGCCGTAACTTTTTCACAAAGATGTGTAAAGCTGAGACTCAAAGATCAATAATTATTTACtcgaaaaaatatttaaaaagttgaaattgggtTATAATCTCCACTATAAACACTCTTTTACTAAACTTGTCAGAAGAAGTTCAGAAAATGAATTAGTTTTGACAAATACTTACCTCACTGACGGTCGCCCATTCATTGCATCTCTGTATGCCGTCTCCAGTACCTCCACACTTTCACAGTTTAGGTGAATGGAGCATTGATGGTGGGGTCCAGGTTTATTATCTGGTGTAGGAGCAGCTAGGAAATTTGGTAGTTTGTCTACTGCCACTGTGTAAAAAGGGCCAcaagaaatgaaaaacatggATGTATTCTGTAGAAGTTCTCAGTAACCAACTTAAAACAATGAAACTGACAGTTTGACTTGTTTGAAACTGCCACATCCAGTAATTTCAAATCAAGCTCTGtgcaacaaaacagaaaactttTATTAAGTCACTTAACCCCTAATTACAGATGATGTAACATCAAAAGATACGGACCTCAAAGCCTTCCTGAGTAATAAAGCCATGTAGAGCTCAGACTATGTACCAATTaagcctgtaaaactgaaaatacacagagtactttgtgttttacagttttataaTACAGATCTGTTCAGAGGTCTGCCAGTAACTTCAAATACTCCATAATAATGACACATTTGTTCAATACCTCCTCCGCGACTAACAATAAAATGTGTAAGCTGTCGTTTAGTGCAGCCATAACATGTAGCTGAAAATATCACGCGGTAACACAAGTACAATTAGAAAGGACCTCTAACTACTTTGTTTATATACTATACATTAAAGAGAGGGGAGGATGGTTCCCTAAATAGTGTTAAAATGCTGATTAATCCACTTTTAATCTCTAAACCCACCAGTTCAATAATGCACTCTCCGTGACTGCTCTgtcctttttattattgtaataatgttCTTTCACCTAATTTTATTGTCATCTGTTTCTTTATTTATGCCCTTGGCTGTTTGAAAAGCACTGTAAAATGCACAatactgttattattaatatatattttttaaatatttatttatgtatttctggGGTCGTACTGCAGCTCATTGTGGGcccaacttcctgtgtgatattAAATGGAATTTACAAGTGGCAAATCAAAtataaactatgacaaaaaactaaccCTAAATTGATTGTTGATTGAGAAAATAAAATCAGAGTTCATCAAAGGCTTATGGCGCAAATGTTTGGGGTGAAATATTCGTACATTTCTTCAAAAGTATCTGAGATGAAGAGAAAACATCCAGAAAGCTGGAAGAAAGAGACCAACCGTTGATTTTGGTCACAGGTGAAGTGTAATCTATCTGATCTACAGCTTTGATGAACTCTGGAGGAAGAGCCGCCTGCAATGAAAGCAgagttttatatttaaaaacaaaatggctgATTAAGTGCAGTGTGCATGTGGTGTTACTGTACTCACCTGTGGCGTAAGGTCCTTGAAGGTAACATACGGAGTAGCATTTGATAAAACAACGTTACTCCTGATCTCTGAGCCGTCTTTCAACGTCACCCCTTTCACACCGTCTGAATCCACCAAGATCTGTCCCACATCCTGCCAGCGACGaaaaccaataaacaaaaaaccgTAACACTTTTATTGACGTTTtacacataaggctgacattacgctgtcattatttgtcatttgCATGAACAACGTGTcaagaaggctgtcattaagtgtcgttcgctaaattgtgacacctttggagcaatgttggcattttttgggttaggtggagggatctagtggggttaagtAGGGTTATAGGGAACTAGAGGTGAGGCACGGGCATTCTCTTAAGATGTGTATActcaaattaaacttaaaataataaaattttaaagaaaataaaaaggtttacatagacaatacATGGTGGATGCACTTCTAGGAGCGTCGAGAGGTCCCGCTTCCTGTGcggcgcgttttgaagctttacgCGTGGCAGACGCTAcgcgttttgagatttcaagattttgacgtgcgtccggcGCCGCTGATAcaagagttgggattgttgaacttttggggcatatcgcagcgcatcgaccaatcaggagcttttcCCAACCGTGacatattcagaataatgaagaaaaaaaaaagacacctgACGCCTGAagcgcgtttggtgtgaacaaaCGACActagccttcatgacaccttattcatgctaatggcaggtgtcatatcataataatgacagcgtaatgtcagcatttatgtataaaacttcaagtaaagtgtgagccaaaaaacattttcaaagagattgctgttgaaaatgcaATCAAAGATTTTTAGAATCGCCTACCTTCTCAGTAAAGATGTCTACACCATACGAGCGGGCAGCACTGGCAATAGCCTGAGACACGCCCCCCATGCCGCCCTCTACATAACCCCATGCTCCTTTCTCCTTCTCCAGCTCTCCCATCACATGATGCAGGAGCACATACCTTCAAAACAAGACCAGAGTACGTTATAACACAGATATCTGTTCATTCCTGCTCCTTCCATTGCTCACCCACTACCAGGATTACTGGGACTTGTCATGGCTCCTATCACACCATCAGTGGCTAACGTCGCTCTCAGCGGCTCCGACTCAAACCACCGAGTGAGAATctttcacacaaaacaacaaccggTTAGGAAACATAAAGTAAACACCTGCTGATTACAAAGTTTAGTGTAAAACTTCACAAACCTTCATTATTGGAGCAGTTACCAGCTCATAAAAGTCAGGAATGTTTCCACCCAGTTTCAAGCCTTTAAAATCCAATTAAAAGAACACATCTCAGCATgacataataacaaaaaaaaacaatgatgaaaaAACAATTGCTGTTACTCaggccagaaataaagtgcatttCTTCCTACGCACCACACTTGACAAGAGGCTTCAGAGTTTTAGCTGCAGTCATTCTCTTCCTCAGTGATCCAGCTGTTAAACCTGGGATATCTACAGGTGGGGCATCCAGTAATGGATGGACGGCTGCTGCCAGTTTTTCAAGGTGTGCAACAAATTCCGGATACGCCTAGAAACAAAGATGTGAGAATGCTTGAGAATGTTGAAGGTAtgggaaagaaaataaaatgctgcGTCATCCTCTGAGATTGTGGTAATAGTGCAGACATTTTAAACCACATGTGCTGCACACGGTCATTGATCACCTTTGCATCCTTCTGTGAAAACTTTCCGATTTCCATTTGATTCCTGGCCAGGTCTGAACCTAGCATGAGAGACCGTGGGGCAGCACCGTTCACTCCCTCCTCCAGCATGGGTGTAAAAGCATGGGGGTCTCGCATATATACCCTTAGCCCATGTTTCtacaacatacacacatataacaCATTGAAAAAGGCACACATGCAGATTAGAACCTGTTTAGCTGGACACAGACGTACTTACCTTGAGCTCCAGGTCTGCGTATATGTGTGGACGTAACAAACTCAGCAAGTAGGCACATCGAGAGAAGTGGAAACCTGTGAAAGTTAAAAAGTATGTTATTTTTCAGGATTTCAATCATAACTCAAAcacacccaaaaaaaataattgaaatcacaGAAACTAGATAAAGGGTAATATTACTGTGGTCAGATAAATTTCTTCAGGAAAACTGACAGCCTacaagtggttctcaaccttttttggaagGTGACCAATTTGATATCAAaaatttatttccattttttttttttattttttttatttagcactttagagcagccattaaagaaaaaaagaaagaacagaaaaaacatccattcggatgtatgaatatacaacaacaaaaaagaagtaataataataatagcatgtgcatgggagaggtacAGTATAAAGCCAAcaggcttacaaataaaaagctgatATAATAGAATAAAGATATAATATAttagtgcctgatcaaatatccttatcctattatatccctAATAGGAAAAGAATATAAcagataaggatatttgatcaggcacccATGTGGGCAGCTGCAGCCACCACTTGACTGACAGAAGGAACccgcatttatatcatatatgtgtttcaattgtctttcataatcaatgtgctttaaaaaaaaaataaaataaaaatatctgccTCAAATATCGGCCATCGCTgaaattttttgtaaaaaatagGTATCTGCATCGGCCCATATACTGTAGGTCgacctctatttttttttttctagaattagttttttatcatgtttgttttactgtatttacaaatacagagtagccaggattagtgacatgTTGTACTAacagattttgtgcattttagttgaactagatttatattttacaaagtgaaagtatagaatacagttgtataATATTATGTATGATTTGCATCCACCTTGTTCATATTAAACCCTTACTGAAAATAACCAGAATTACATCCGTGTATGTTAAGACTGAGTGGCTCTGCTTCCTGAGGTAATGTGATCATGTGCTTTCTCTATAGATTAAAGGGGCCTTAGCGTCTCAAATGATGTATGTCTTCTCCTGTTTATTATTACTTTGTAATGATGTGACCTGGAGATTAAAACCAGATGTTTTGCATGTATTTGAATGTATGTAAAAACTTTGTACAGGTGATTTTTGCTAGACTGTTTTCATTCTGAATCTTGtattaataaactttgtattatttacaAGTCAGCGTCGACAAAGACTTTTTCTGCACCACTTTCATCATTTGCACCAGAGAGAAAGACACCACAATTATAATCAAAATTATaactaaaacaaattaaaatgtattttcatttttcagtcactctaggtgaccccacatggggtcccgaccccaaggttgaaaaactctggcCTACACATTCCTGAGGTGCTTTCAATGCCATAAGGACAAAATGGGAACACACTTGTGTTGTAGAGTTGTTACTAAGTGATATGGGGTGTCATAATACGAtactgatatcggatattggttcAATATCgacaaattatatattatattataatctaAAATATTTGATACAAGCAGCCCATTTATtgaatttaatattattatctaTTTTTCCCAGGGCTTCTAATTTATTTGTGCATtaaattgtggaataattttttttatttgaggttaaaatgtatgtaacccattatTTTATAATGGCGGTATAAGTTCTACTGTTGCTGAcaattgttctctgagtaatatcacttgatcaagttgTTTTtaacattctacactacaaaataagcaataatatAGTATGTAtccatgctgatatcggatcgaacCAATACATGTATCAGCCGAagctcaaggctgcaatatcggtatcgtatgagacgtgaaaaagttgtatcgggacacccctagtgatatgtggaaaaataatttattatttattataccaTTGATCTTGTATTTTTGGACCTGGTTACAACCTGAACCAACCTGGGATGATCTCCTCTGAGACGGCTGCTCCTCCCAGCACATGTCTACGCTCCAACACTGCTGTGTTTAAGCCTCCCTTTTGGAGATAGGCAGCCTGCACATCACAAGGCACATCTGCCCTTTAACCGGTTGCTTATCAATATGACTACACAATATACACTACAGCATAAAACAGGTGTTGGGTAACAAGTAGATGAACTCACAGCCACCAGTCCATTGTGTCCTGCaagggaagaaaaaacagatttgagatttaattttgacaaaaaataaataaaaataaataaaaatctctctttaaaatatatttttagaagaagaaaaaaaacaaccaaacttgGAGTAAatatttgcacttttaaagCCTGGATATACTATGGAAGCCTGTTtccgccacaaaaaaaaaaaaaatatatatatataaataaaaaatcaagaagtcataattatgagttagtaaagtcataattatgagaaagaaagtcataattatgaggaaaTTACTATCAATGCAAAAAAGGTGACGGaatcattttgcaaaaaaagaCTTATTTATGTACTTCTACTATTTTCTACACTATATACCATGTGTTTCATTTtaagaactgaataaacagccacaatatgtgttttgaataaattattattcaaagtgtaaATAAGAATGTTAACAGTCAGTGTCAGTATAGACTGCTGCAAATGCTCAGTTTCAAACAATtctgactttactaactcataattatgaattgcagtggtgatttttattttatttatttttttttttagtggcagaaacgggcttccatagttAAACAGAACTTtctgtgcaacaaaaaacaaacaaaaaaaaagaagggaaaaaaaaactgaatggatatttttgttgttcaatCGCCATTTTAGTCCAAAGTTAAAATGTTACAATGACACAGTAAGAAAGAATAGTATATGTTATTTATTAATGACATCTAGGAGCATAAGGCGTTTGTTGTTGGTGTCTTTTGCAAACTCTGCAGGTACTTAGCAGCTGTCCTGTTCGCTTTGTGTCTCTGACGCACGAACATGCTCACCTCCTCCGATGACCAGTGCGTCATACTGGGACTTTACTTCAGTGTGACTGGATCTCGATCCTGTAACAGTCCTGACAATGGTTACGGCTCTCCGTGCACGCTCGGTTCTCCAGGCTGCAGCCATAGCAGAAATGAAGCAGCTCACTGTGCActctagccccgcccactccACTCCACTCCACTCACATGCGTTAAGTGGGTTTCCCGCCACTCTATTTATTATctaacacagacaaacaaacaaaacacatctAAGTCATTTATTCATCCAATATTGTCCTGGTTTGTTTTTATCCTAATTTTGTTCTAAGTTGTGATGTTGTTTTGTTCCCATTTGATTTAGAGAacctcacaaaaacacacctcATGCTCAAACAAAGGCATTTAATAGATTTAACATCAGTTTGGATACTGTATTCCATAGATCGcattagttttttaaactttttacttACAGGAAGTTGATAAGATATTATGTTGTTCTGGCCACTTGATGGCGCTGTTGTCCTATTCCTCAAGCCTCTCAATAACTTTATGGACAATAAAGTCAATGAAGTTCACTGAAATGTCAATAAGTTAttgcacactgtttatattggacgttGGGGATACAAACAGGcaacatcgggggcagctaagtggctgcaagggtcctcaggtaaagacgggaGCATCCGAGCAAATGCCTGTTTTAAATAGActttgtgtttactttttttaaatagttttattgtaAAAGTACTTATATCCTGACCCCAGTACGCTATTGTTGATAAGGTATTGGTGTTACGGTATTGGTGTTACTGGAAAATATGTGATATATTTTAttctactttattattattattattattattattattattattattattattattattattattattgttgttgttgttgttgttgttgttgttgtttatttatttatttatttatttatttattttatttttttttattctcttccTCTTCAATAATATATGTTCAACCTCTTGAAGATGGCATCCTTAAGTTGTTTATGATAATGTGcctatgtttgtttgtgtgtaatgttcattaataagaataaaaaaagaggaaaaaaagttttattgaaAAGTAGTAAATCAATATTGGAATATGTGTGACCACACTCACGCAAATAATTGGCCTTTCTGTTGATTAAGGAATAATTCCTAAccctttttatctttttactTCAATTAATCTCTTTCTGCAGTAAAACCCTAACTTtcataattaaaaaactaaaaaagaaaaagaaatactgatagatagatagatagatagatagatagatagatagatagatagatagatagatagatagatagatagatagatagatttacAACAAGTATGT
Protein-coding regions in this window:
- the pyroxd2 gene encoding pyridine nucleotide-disulfide oxidoreductase domain-containing protein 2 produces the protein MAAAWRTERARRAVTIVRTVTGSRSSHTEVKSQYDALVIGGGHNGLVAAAYLQKGGLNTAVLERRHVLGGAAVSEEIIPGFHFSRCAYLLSLLRPHIYADLELKKHGLRVYMRDPHAFTPMLEEGVNGAAPRSLMLGSDLARNQMEIGKFSQKDAKAYPEFVAHLEKLAAAVHPLLDAPPVDIPGLTAGSLRKRMTAAKTLKPLVKCGLKLGGNIPDFYELVTAPIMKILTRWFESEPLRATLATDGVIGAMTSPSNPGSGYVLLHHVMGELEKEKGAWGYVEGGMGGVSQAIASAARSYGVDIFTEKDVGQILVDSDGVKGVTLKDGSEIRSNVVLSNATPYVTFKDLTPQAALPPEFIKAVDQIDYTSPVTKINVAVDKLPNFLAAPTPDNKPGPHHQCSIHLNCESVEVLETAYRDAMNGRPSVRPMLEMTIPSVLDPTLAPPGCHVVSLFTQFTPYHILGREWTEQDREAYADTVFDWVEQYVPGFKKSVVGRDILAPPDLERIFGLTGGNIFHGSMSLDQLYLARPLPSLSDYRSPIKRLYLCGSGGHPGGGVMGSPGWNAALTALADLKQH